The genomic interval tttggtaaaagtacgTTTGCTAAGAAAAGGAGAGCTAAACGACTTGGCTCAAAATGTCATAACTGTGTGAGACTTGGTTGCAAACGACCagattgtaaatctttaggaatggtttctgatactcgtgaagataaaattaaattcgttaaagatggcatgagtaaagaatcgttggatgatatcttacgatctcttgagacgCATCGAAGCGGAATTGTGCAACGTGAGATTTACAATTTGTGGATACTATTCCAAAAACAAAGTGCACAGTTaagtcttgggaatctgactcaaaaagaccctgtttgccagtttataagaaaactggatgggaagccgatcctcgacccatagagggcgttcaagccgttactggacgtaaaaccagaggaagatgtgagccacaatcacaactactagtaaatatcctttcacttcactgttattttactttactgttattttatcatttgcattattgcatttagcgatgtgattttgtatttaataaatatttggttttcttttactgtttgctttttctaatcattactttctttttactgtttgtttttgaattattgagccaCGAGCTTTACTcgtcatttgacaaatattgccaacccatttacagctgtttctcattatttatgttaccaagatctttaaatatgagctcatttttcaaacactcacaacttgtttttgaaaaattagtcCAATGGCATCATCTTCgagtaaacaattcaaaaatatttgtgtgctttctgggttTCACTATGGAAAGTACAAAGAGTTCGTTCAGGCAGCtgtagatcttggtcgtgtcatagcagagaggaaactgcatcttgtatatggaggaggtgaacgagggttatcaagacttgtctcagaagctgtttttaccagaggaagccaagtactCGGCATTATCCCAAAACCCATGAAACCGCTAGTGTGCATGTCTGGCCCaccaattggagaagaattagtggtatcaagtatgcaagagagaatatctgaaatgatgaatcatgctgatgcttttattttcttgccaggagatcttgcaacttttgaggcactaatta from Citrus sinensis cultivar Valencia sweet orange chromosome 9, DVS_A1.0, whole genome shotgun sequence carries:
- the LOC127900035 gene encoding uncharacterized protein LOC127900035, with amino-acid sequence MEEIQHKLHKHFPSLPQNALRKIYKARCERLRLLMINGIPSDIRWLIEAKVRLAGEFSGQFVSYMPGFGKSTFAKKRRAKRLGSKCHNCVRLGCKRPDCKSLGMVSDTREDKIKFVKDGMSKESLDDILRSLETHRSGIVQREIYNLWILFQKQSAQLSLGNLTQKDPVCQFIRKLDGKPILDP
- the LOC127900034 gene encoding probable cytokinin riboside 5'-monophosphate phosphoribohydrolase LOGL10, with the protein product MASSSSKQFKNICVLSGFHYGKYKEFVQAAVDLGRVIAERKLHLVYGGGERGLSRLVSEAVFTRGSQVLGIIPKPMKPLVCMSGPPIGEELVVSSMQERISEMMNHADAFIFLPGDLATFEALITFASWAHLNIHQKPIGLLNVNNFYDGLLTFINHAIKNHFVPHSVKKLFISASTANELLDLLQAYTPEPDPQTVALNWSTNDGNGNSSSNKKCDLDLTLRL